A window of the Oryzias melastigma strain HK-1 linkage group LG11, ASM292280v2, whole genome shotgun sequence genome harbors these coding sequences:
- the kiaa1522 gene encoding uncharacterized protein KIAA1522 homolog isoform X1 — protein sequence MSLRMFRRRSTGDLVPKDITEILAREAKAQRAQKKQARSLGQAFNWLRRSTKRKKSAGPNRVFNDATDNSAGLQNHDAAKAGPKGNEDQKRLAVHYRASQHYQENVFIEASRPQYLEDLHSEAQEGLKIQQQQENRNGANIPDDESIATSETLCVEQDISSPESRSNTRSPDQTSDVLAQQTLTHKGSTFKPSSPVKRLDVSKKRVRRTTIMGIPQQVHKELAQTRGSTFQPLGSTLLPSEGNQDQSSVVIIPTVDGGTPAAKKEGARVHLSELETSRQNERMRRTTEEVHQDDQPINHQSFDSQLCRTSNLRPKSVAVPGMPSSFSISPSILNFLHEPQGPVMSISPQATYLSTIIPNAVLPASIEVIEIDRCCSRTCGSSVNHDGGVCPVSKNSLTSGGPSVSPTVSRSSDGKCSQPDTSHDSALLPLSTSGSNWSESQSSQTITAKSSGLSGQENQALPCENQDFSQPHSPVDVADSPGSNGGRAAEIGSECGSKEPTVPEEPGNPKRSFTRSLSIMKTKQPPAPPRRTNSLHQNKIRKNSRIVVDINISNTAPPEVKSSSDNTVTEDTAKTETTENAVMLPTASTSVDFSSEDSSSTSLKPVLTSSNQAGEPPLESSSSSSQKTPVDGEKFERTMSPSSGYSSQSGTPTLSPKGICPPSPEDQKRKPTKPERSTSGASSSGASPSSSLTSLSSGTSELVNPEASMNSLHVPQGSSVPAKEPECTNSLSSFRGDIKALLNIPPPPKVRAPSAPPPETWAHNRHSVDLLCGPGPNVNRLAQILAPEQNAEEAESMRTGQVMHEKQTNTEKHVLEVSMNEANLDSLFVRNLQGAIEEQVRGECPGTGKTDDDTQAGKACSPVLKEPQTWKEPPPVMKKPLVMPHRQETELSFVVHCGEGSSSVSTASSQSPVTASAQTRDKDNKPTVQTLSVELPNISKTSPPPTPPPPYHPTPPALRKTPPFVPTKESQELQDEFSVVDSSWPPPPPPLEAESVFDGGEEVDFPPPPPPVLTDVVADVLDSVLRPAVTDSKPQAAVEPLQSAREVFSPSARDNSSPTAAVSPPLLEFPLASPITKAGSTESVPSVSHELMSPKTENQTPTDTQVNSQQWDESAVSAVPQPPTDNLTHGVIFRRQSSGGYRDTRSKELLSRHKSIPIPKEDANIPLVTPSLLQMVRLRSVSVTEDQVQAPSEDKSTTAGSPIQEKCTGPQNIPQKPIRKSLSLKSSPPAVSVSSVTASSPSTRLQEAVRMKTAAMSSNDGLSCKVRSPPSFCVSERSIQALKSPEGCDMRKSTASTASFIFSKSTKKVIIETSTEPQAVLTQSLAAEFKQKSGHPKAFLNGSIKGDKVPPPVAKKPAHGSTSPSHIPNSCTEKVQIRVEGNGGAGRVLSPTGASLPATTTRVTADTIETLF from the exons CTGGCCCGAAGGGAAATGAAGACCAGAAGAGGCTGGCCGTGCACTACAGAGCCTCTCAGCACTACCAGGAGAATGTTTTCATCGAGGCCAGTAGGCCTCAGTACCTGGAAGACCTCCATTCTGAAGCTCAGGAAGGCCTCAAGATCCAGCAGCAGCAAG AGAACAGAAATGGAGCCAACATTCCTGATGATGAAAGCATTGCT ACCTCTGAGACGCTCTGTGTGGAGCAGGACATCAGTTCTCCAGAGTCCAGATCCAACACCAGGAGTCCTGACCAGACCTCTGATGTGCTGGCTCAGCAGACGCTGACTCACAAAG GTTCTACATTCAAACCTTCAAGTCCAGTGAAAAGATTAGATGTCAGCAAGAAGAGAGTCAGGAGGACCACCATCATGGGGATCCCCCAGCAGGTCCATAAAGAACTAG CTCAGACCAGAGGCTCCACCTTCCAGCCACTTGGTTCAACTCTACTCCCAAGTGAAGGAAACCAGGATCAATCGAGTGTGGTGATCATCCCAACGGTTGATGGGGGAACTCCAGCTGCGAAGAAGGAAGGAGCCAGAGTGCACCTTTCAGAGCTGGAG ACATCCAGACAAAATGAAAGGATGAGAAGAACTACTGAGGAAGTCCATCAAGATGATCAGCCAATCAACCACCAAAGCTTTGACTCCCAACTCTGTCGAACATCCAACTTGAGGCCTAAGTCTGTTGCAGTTCCTGGCATGCCGTCTTCCTTTTCAATCTCTCCTTCAATCTTGAATTTCCTCCACGAGCCTCAG ggTCCTGTGATGTCCATTTCCCCTCAGGCCACTTACTTATCCACAATCATCCCTAATGCTGTCTTGCCAGCTTCTATTGAAGTCATTGAGATTGACCGCTGCTGCAGCCGGACCTGTGGCAGCAGTGTCAATCATGACGGCGGTGTTTGCCCCGTAAGCAAAAACTCTCTGACGTCTGGAGGCCCATCAGTCAGTCCTACGGTCTCCAGGAGTTCAGATGGCAAATGTTCCCAACCCGACACTTCTCATGACTCCGCACTATTGCCACTGTCAACATCAGGGTCCAACTGGAGCGAGTCACAATCTTCACAGACGATTACTGCAAAGTCCTCAGGTCTGAGTGGGCAGGAAAACCAGGCTCTGCCCTGTGAGAACCAAGACTTTTCTCAACCCCACAGCCCTGTTGATGTTGCTGACAGTCCTGGCAGCAATGGCGGGAGGGCTGCAGAAATAGGGTCAGAGTGTGGGTCAAAAGAGCCAACAGTTCCAGAAGAACCAGGTAACCCCAAACGTAGCTTCACTCGAAGTCTTTCAATAATGAAAACCAAGCAACCACCAGCACCGCCGCGGAGGACAAACtctctgcatcagaataaaatcagaaaGAACTCCAGAATTGTTGTAGACATAAACATAAGCAATACTGCTCCCCCTGAAGTGAAATCCTCCTCAGACAATACTGTAACAGAAGACACTGCAAAGACAGAAACTACAGAGAATGCAGTGATGCTTCCAACTGCATCAACCTCTGTTGATTTCAGTTCTGAAGACTCTTCCTCCACCTCTCTGAAACCCGTTCTAACCTCCTCTAACCAGGCAGGAGAGCCACCGCTAGaatccagctcctcctcctcacagaaAACACCTGTAGACGGGGAGAAATTTGAACGGACAATGTCCCCATCCAGTGGTTACTCCAGCCAGAGTGGCACGCCAACCCTTTCCCCCAAAGGAatctgccccccctccccagaAGACCAGAAGAGGAAGCCAACCAAGCCAGAGAGATCTACGTCTGGAGCATCATCTTCAGGAGCCTCCCCGTCTTCCTCGCTCACCTCTTTATCATCAGGTACATCTGAGCTTGTTAATCCAGAAGCTTCTATGAACAGTCTGCATGTGCCTCAGGGATCAAGTGTTCCTGCAAAAGAACCTGAGTGTACCAACAGTCTATCAAGCTTTAGAGGAGATATCAAAGCACTGTTGAACATCCCACCACCTCCTAAAGTTAGAGCGCCAAGTGCTCCTCCTCCAGAAACATGGGCCCACAACAGACACTCTGTAGACCTCCTCTGTGGGCCAGGTCCCAATGTCAACAGACTAGCCCAGATACTAGCACCAGAGCAAAATGCTGAAGAAGCAGAAAGTATGAGAACGGGACAAGTCATGCACGAGAAgcagacaaacacagaaaaacatgtgTTGGAAGTATCTATGAACGAAGCAAATCTGGATTCCTTGTTTGTAAGAAATCTTCAAGGCGCCATCGAGGAGCAGGTACGAGGGGAATGTCCAGGTACAGGAAAAACTGATGACGACACTCAAGCAGGAAAAGCTTGTAGTCCTGTTCTGAAGGAACCACAAACATGGAAAGAACCTCCTCCTGTGATGAAGAAACCTCTGGTCATGCCGCACAGACAGGAAACAGAGCTGTCGTTTGTGGTGCATTGTGGGGAAGGAAGCAGCAGTGTCTCGACAGCATCTTCCCAAAGCCCGGTGACAGCTTCAGCCCAAACCAGAGACAAGGATAACAAGCCAACAGTTCAAACTCTTTCAGTGGAGCTTCCCAATATAAGTAAGACCTCACCACCACCTACCCCGCCTCCACCCTACCACCCTACACCCCCTGCATTAAGGAAAACACCCCCATTCGTACCAACAAAAGAATCACAGGAGCTCCAGGATGAGTTCTCCGTTGTGGATTCTTCTTggccacctcctccacctcctcttgAAGCCGAGTCTGTCTTTGACGGAGGGGAGGAGGTAGatttccctcctcctcccccaccAGTCCTCACAGACGTGGTGGCAGATGTGCTGGACAGTGTTTTACGACCAGCCGTGACTGACAGCAAACCACAGGCTGCTGTGGAACCTTTACAATCTGCCAGGGAGGTCTTCTCCCCATCAGCACGAGACAATTCATCTCCGACAGCTGCAGTCTCACCACCACTGCTGGAATTCCCTCTTGCATCTCCTATCACAAAAGCAGGAAGCACAGAGTCAGTCCCCTCAGTGAGTCATGAGTTAATGTCTCCAAAAACCGAGAATCAGACTCCCACTGATACTCAAGTCAATTCTCAGCAGTGGGATGAATCTGCTGTGTCAGCAGTGCCCCAGCCTCCGACTGACAATTTAACCCATGGAGTTATTTTCAGAAGGCAATCCAGTGGAGGATATAGAGATACCAGGAGCAAGGAGCTCCTCTCACGCCACAAAAGTATACCAATCCCTAAAGAGGACGCCAATATACCACTTGTCACTCCCTCCCTGCTGCAGATGGTTCGCCTCAGATCTGTCAGTGTGACTGAAGATCAGGTGCAAGCTCCATCTGAGGATAAGTCCACAACTGCAGGGTCTCCCATTCAGGAGAAATGTACTGGCCCGCAAAACATTCCTCAAAAGCCCATCCGCAAGTCTTTGTCACTGAAATCTTCCCCTCCAGCTGTTAGTGTTTCCTCCGTGACGGCAAGCTCTCCTTCGACTCGTCTCCAGGAAGCCGTACGGATGAAAACTGCAGCCATGTCCTCAAACGACGGCCTTTCCTGCAAAGTCAGATCACCTCCTTCATTCTGTGTCAGTGAGAGAAGCATTCAGGCTCTGAAATCACCTGAGGGGTGTGACATGCGCAAGTCCACAGCCTCCACCGCCAGCTTCATATTCTCCAAGAgcacaaaaaaagtcatcatAGAGACCTCCACAGAGCCTCAGGCAGTCCTGACGCAGAGCTTGGCAGCGGAGTTCAAGCAGAAGTCCGGCCACCCAAAGGCGTTCCTAAATGGCAGCATTAAGGGTGACAAAGTTCCTCCACCAGTAGCCAAGAAACCAGCACACGGCAGcacaagcccctcccacatccccAACAGCTGTACAGAAAAGGTCCAAATCAGGGTAGAAGGAAACGGAGGAGCAGGAAGAGTGCTAAGCCCGACTGGAGCATCACTTCCTGCAACAA CAACAAGAGTGACGGCGGACACAATCGAGACACTGTTCTGA
- the kiaa1522 gene encoding uncharacterized protein KIAA1522 homolog isoform X3 — MVVYLRKSIHSLLSVFKKKAGPKGNEDQKRLAVHYRASQHYQENVFIEASRPQYLEDLHSEAQEGLKIQQQQENRNGANIPDDESIATSETLCVEQDISSPESRSNTRSPDQTSDVLAQQTLTHKGSTFKPSSPVKRLDVSKKRVRRTTIMGIPQQVHKELAQTRGSTFQPLGSTLLPSEGNQDQSSVVIIPTVDGGTPAAKKEGARVHLSELETSRQNERMRRTTEEVHQDDQPINHQSFDSQLCRTSNLRPKSVAVPGMPSSFSISPSILNFLHEPQGPVMSISPQATYLSTIIPNAVLPASIEVIEIDRCCSRTCGSSVNHDGGVCPVSKNSLTSGGPSVSPTVSRSSDGKCSQPDTSHDSALLPLSTSGSNWSESQSSQTITAKSSGLSGQENQALPCENQDFSQPHSPVDVADSPGSNGGRAAEIGSECGSKEPTVPEEPGNPKRSFTRSLSIMKTKQPPAPPRRTNSLHQNKIRKNSRIVVDINISNTAPPEVKSSSDNTVTEDTAKTETTENAVMLPTASTSVDFSSEDSSSTSLKPVLTSSNQAGEPPLESSSSSSQKTPVDGEKFERTMSPSSGYSSQSGTPTLSPKGICPPSPEDQKRKPTKPERSTSGASSSGASPSSSLTSLSSGTSELVNPEASMNSLHVPQGSSVPAKEPECTNSLSSFRGDIKALLNIPPPPKVRAPSAPPPETWAHNRHSVDLLCGPGPNVNRLAQILAPEQNAEEAESMRTGQVMHEKQTNTEKHVLEVSMNEANLDSLFVRNLQGAIEEQVRGECPGTGKTDDDTQAGKACSPVLKEPQTWKEPPPVMKKPLVMPHRQETELSFVVHCGEGSSSVSTASSQSPVTASAQTRDKDNKPTVQTLSVELPNISKTSPPPTPPPPYHPTPPALRKTPPFVPTKESQELQDEFSVVDSSWPPPPPPLEAESVFDGGEEVDFPPPPPPVLTDVVADVLDSVLRPAVTDSKPQAAVEPLQSAREVFSPSARDNSSPTAAVSPPLLEFPLASPITKAGSTESVPSVSHELMSPKTENQTPTDTQVNSQQWDESAVSAVPQPPTDNLTHGVIFRRQSSGGYRDTRSKELLSRHKSIPIPKEDANIPLVTPSLLQMVRLRSVSVTEDQVQAPSEDKSTTAGSPIQEKCTGPQNIPQKPIRKSLSLKSSPPAVSVSSVTASSPSTRLQEAVRMKTAAMSSNDGLSCKVRSPPSFCVSERSIQALKSPEGCDMRKSTASTASFIFSKSTKKVIIETSTEPQAVLTQSLAAEFKQKSGHPKAFLNGSIKGDKVPPPVAKKPAHGSTSPSHIPNSCTEKVQIRVEGNGGAGRVLSPTGASLPATTTRVTADTIETLF; from the exons ATGGTTGTCTACTTGAGGAAGAGCATCCACTCTCTGCTGTCTGTCTTCAAGAAGAAGG CTGGCCCGAAGGGAAATGAAGACCAGAAGAGGCTGGCCGTGCACTACAGAGCCTCTCAGCACTACCAGGAGAATGTTTTCATCGAGGCCAGTAGGCCTCAGTACCTGGAAGACCTCCATTCTGAAGCTCAGGAAGGCCTCAAGATCCAGCAGCAGCAAG AGAACAGAAATGGAGCCAACATTCCTGATGATGAAAGCATTGCT ACCTCTGAGACGCTCTGTGTGGAGCAGGACATCAGTTCTCCAGAGTCCAGATCCAACACCAGGAGTCCTGACCAGACCTCTGATGTGCTGGCTCAGCAGACGCTGACTCACAAAG GTTCTACATTCAAACCTTCAAGTCCAGTGAAAAGATTAGATGTCAGCAAGAAGAGAGTCAGGAGGACCACCATCATGGGGATCCCCCAGCAGGTCCATAAAGAACTAG CTCAGACCAGAGGCTCCACCTTCCAGCCACTTGGTTCAACTCTACTCCCAAGTGAAGGAAACCAGGATCAATCGAGTGTGGTGATCATCCCAACGGTTGATGGGGGAACTCCAGCTGCGAAGAAGGAAGGAGCCAGAGTGCACCTTTCAGAGCTGGAG ACATCCAGACAAAATGAAAGGATGAGAAGAACTACTGAGGAAGTCCATCAAGATGATCAGCCAATCAACCACCAAAGCTTTGACTCCCAACTCTGTCGAACATCCAACTTGAGGCCTAAGTCTGTTGCAGTTCCTGGCATGCCGTCTTCCTTTTCAATCTCTCCTTCAATCTTGAATTTCCTCCACGAGCCTCAG ggTCCTGTGATGTCCATTTCCCCTCAGGCCACTTACTTATCCACAATCATCCCTAATGCTGTCTTGCCAGCTTCTATTGAAGTCATTGAGATTGACCGCTGCTGCAGCCGGACCTGTGGCAGCAGTGTCAATCATGACGGCGGTGTTTGCCCCGTAAGCAAAAACTCTCTGACGTCTGGAGGCCCATCAGTCAGTCCTACGGTCTCCAGGAGTTCAGATGGCAAATGTTCCCAACCCGACACTTCTCATGACTCCGCACTATTGCCACTGTCAACATCAGGGTCCAACTGGAGCGAGTCACAATCTTCACAGACGATTACTGCAAAGTCCTCAGGTCTGAGTGGGCAGGAAAACCAGGCTCTGCCCTGTGAGAACCAAGACTTTTCTCAACCCCACAGCCCTGTTGATGTTGCTGACAGTCCTGGCAGCAATGGCGGGAGGGCTGCAGAAATAGGGTCAGAGTGTGGGTCAAAAGAGCCAACAGTTCCAGAAGAACCAGGTAACCCCAAACGTAGCTTCACTCGAAGTCTTTCAATAATGAAAACCAAGCAACCACCAGCACCGCCGCGGAGGACAAACtctctgcatcagaataaaatcagaaaGAACTCCAGAATTGTTGTAGACATAAACATAAGCAATACTGCTCCCCCTGAAGTGAAATCCTCCTCAGACAATACTGTAACAGAAGACACTGCAAAGACAGAAACTACAGAGAATGCAGTGATGCTTCCAACTGCATCAACCTCTGTTGATTTCAGTTCTGAAGACTCTTCCTCCACCTCTCTGAAACCCGTTCTAACCTCCTCTAACCAGGCAGGAGAGCCACCGCTAGaatccagctcctcctcctcacagaaAACACCTGTAGACGGGGAGAAATTTGAACGGACAATGTCCCCATCCAGTGGTTACTCCAGCCAGAGTGGCACGCCAACCCTTTCCCCCAAAGGAatctgccccccctccccagaAGACCAGAAGAGGAAGCCAACCAAGCCAGAGAGATCTACGTCTGGAGCATCATCTTCAGGAGCCTCCCCGTCTTCCTCGCTCACCTCTTTATCATCAGGTACATCTGAGCTTGTTAATCCAGAAGCTTCTATGAACAGTCTGCATGTGCCTCAGGGATCAAGTGTTCCTGCAAAAGAACCTGAGTGTACCAACAGTCTATCAAGCTTTAGAGGAGATATCAAAGCACTGTTGAACATCCCACCACCTCCTAAAGTTAGAGCGCCAAGTGCTCCTCCTCCAGAAACATGGGCCCACAACAGACACTCTGTAGACCTCCTCTGTGGGCCAGGTCCCAATGTCAACAGACTAGCCCAGATACTAGCACCAGAGCAAAATGCTGAAGAAGCAGAAAGTATGAGAACGGGACAAGTCATGCACGAGAAgcagacaaacacagaaaaacatgtgTTGGAAGTATCTATGAACGAAGCAAATCTGGATTCCTTGTTTGTAAGAAATCTTCAAGGCGCCATCGAGGAGCAGGTACGAGGGGAATGTCCAGGTACAGGAAAAACTGATGACGACACTCAAGCAGGAAAAGCTTGTAGTCCTGTTCTGAAGGAACCACAAACATGGAAAGAACCTCCTCCTGTGATGAAGAAACCTCTGGTCATGCCGCACAGACAGGAAACAGAGCTGTCGTTTGTGGTGCATTGTGGGGAAGGAAGCAGCAGTGTCTCGACAGCATCTTCCCAAAGCCCGGTGACAGCTTCAGCCCAAACCAGAGACAAGGATAACAAGCCAACAGTTCAAACTCTTTCAGTGGAGCTTCCCAATATAAGTAAGACCTCACCACCACCTACCCCGCCTCCACCCTACCACCCTACACCCCCTGCATTAAGGAAAACACCCCCATTCGTACCAACAAAAGAATCACAGGAGCTCCAGGATGAGTTCTCCGTTGTGGATTCTTCTTggccacctcctccacctcctcttgAAGCCGAGTCTGTCTTTGACGGAGGGGAGGAGGTAGatttccctcctcctcccccaccAGTCCTCACAGACGTGGTGGCAGATGTGCTGGACAGTGTTTTACGACCAGCCGTGACTGACAGCAAACCACAGGCTGCTGTGGAACCTTTACAATCTGCCAGGGAGGTCTTCTCCCCATCAGCACGAGACAATTCATCTCCGACAGCTGCAGTCTCACCACCACTGCTGGAATTCCCTCTTGCATCTCCTATCACAAAAGCAGGAAGCACAGAGTCAGTCCCCTCAGTGAGTCATGAGTTAATGTCTCCAAAAACCGAGAATCAGACTCCCACTGATACTCAAGTCAATTCTCAGCAGTGGGATGAATCTGCTGTGTCAGCAGTGCCCCAGCCTCCGACTGACAATTTAACCCATGGAGTTATTTTCAGAAGGCAATCCAGTGGAGGATATAGAGATACCAGGAGCAAGGAGCTCCTCTCACGCCACAAAAGTATACCAATCCCTAAAGAGGACGCCAATATACCACTTGTCACTCCCTCCCTGCTGCAGATGGTTCGCCTCAGATCTGTCAGTGTGACTGAAGATCAGGTGCAAGCTCCATCTGAGGATAAGTCCACAACTGCAGGGTCTCCCATTCAGGAGAAATGTACTGGCCCGCAAAACATTCCTCAAAAGCCCATCCGCAAGTCTTTGTCACTGAAATCTTCCCCTCCAGCTGTTAGTGTTTCCTCCGTGACGGCAAGCTCTCCTTCGACTCGTCTCCAGGAAGCCGTACGGATGAAAACTGCAGCCATGTCCTCAAACGACGGCCTTTCCTGCAAAGTCAGATCACCTCCTTCATTCTGTGTCAGTGAGAGAAGCATTCAGGCTCTGAAATCACCTGAGGGGTGTGACATGCGCAAGTCCACAGCCTCCACCGCCAGCTTCATATTCTCCAAGAgcacaaaaaaagtcatcatAGAGACCTCCACAGAGCCTCAGGCAGTCCTGACGCAGAGCTTGGCAGCGGAGTTCAAGCAGAAGTCCGGCCACCCAAAGGCGTTCCTAAATGGCAGCATTAAGGGTGACAAAGTTCCTCCACCAGTAGCCAAGAAACCAGCACACGGCAGcacaagcccctcccacatccccAACAGCTGTACAGAAAAGGTCCAAATCAGGGTAGAAGGAAACGGAGGAGCAGGAAGAGTGCTAAGCCCGACTGGAGCATCACTTCCTGCAACAA CAACAAGAGTGACGGCGGACACAATCGAGACACTGTTCTGA